From the Brassica napus cultivar Da-Ae chromosome A8, Da-Ae, whole genome shotgun sequence genome, one window contains:
- the LOC111212108 gene encoding arabinogalactan protein 21-like, with protein MAMKMMVVFMVVAVAFSAVGQAAAATVDAPAPSPTSDAAMFVPALFASVVALASGLLF; from the coding sequence ATGGCAATGAAGATGATGGTCGTTTTCATGGTCGTTGCAGTGGCTTTCTCAGCTGTAGGACAAGCAGCTGCCGCCACCGTAGATGCTCCTGCTCCAAGTCCAACTTCTGATGCTGCCATGTTCGTACCAGCATTGTTTGCATCCGTTGTTGCTTTGGCATCTGGTCTTCTCTTTTGA
- the LOC111212107 gene encoding uncharacterized protein LOC111212107 produces the protein MEEVKGQRGNGTTDADFVLQWGERKRVRCMKVKKDQSRKSSDCLSNKRKLISRAVSSERGSPSRHLNRPNKVVESPGNVRRSFVASPEKEDRYYTTRGSMGVDESGKIIKEPVKETKKHVWPKLFITLSNKEKEEDFLAMKGCKLPQRPKKRAKLVQKTLLLVSPGTWLSDLCKERYEVREKKTSKKRPRGLKAMGSMESDSE, from the exons ATGGAAGAAGTGAAAGGACAAAGAGGAAACGGTACCACTGATGCAGATTTTGTGTTGCAATGGGGGGAGAGGAAAAGAGTTAGATGCATGAAAGTGAAGAAAGATCAAAGCCGCAAGTCATCTGATTGTTTGTCTAATAAGCGCAAACTCATTTCTCGTGCTGTCTCTTCTGAGAGAGGCTCTCCTTCTCGTCATCTTAACCGTCCAAACAA GGTTGTAGAGTCTCCTGGTAACGTGAGGAGATCGTTTGTGGCGTCGCCTGAGAAGGAAGATAGGTACTACACAACGAGGGGTTCAATGGGTGTAGATGAGAGTGGGAAGATTATAAAGGAACCTGTGAAGGAGACCAAGAAGCATGTGTGGCCAAAGTTGTTTATAACTTTGTCAAataaagagaaggaagaagatttCTTGGCTATGAAAGGGTGTAAGCTTCCTCAAAGACCCAAGAAACGAGCCAAATTGGTTCAGAAGACTTTGCTT CTGGTGAGTCCAGGTACTTGGCTATCAGATCTTTGCAAAGAGAGGTATGAAGtaagagagaagaagacttCAAAGAAG CGACCAAGAGGATTGAAGGCAATGGGGAGCATGGAGAGCGATTCAGAGTAA
- the LOC106443649 gene encoding ATP-dependent RNA helicase DBP3-like, producing the protein MAKGDDALARKKNKSNRKKMNRKNDSATVSTRIAAIIAAKKRRQTGKRSMCQGMCFSLPTPEDPFNEKLGKVDIAKKKKKKAKAKTRDALSVNKSLRQAKKPSRLSIGGPPKFLMLCLSDIESSFHQLEKPLFTSTWGIEFWKSFHSGKDVVETSGTSSTLEQIAWIVSTATDAISTREKDEENPLSNSPFLLYLVPSQSKAAQVRSVCKALKRLGVHAVSLHNGAELDHQISGLKSLEPEFLVSTPERLLEIVALKGVDISGVSLLVIDELGSLCASGYLDAVKSIKQAISSEHRSIVFNDSFSASYIPAVQSLLGRSVNRLSLSDSVASQASCIIQTVNVCASEKKKLQKFSEVLDSTTSSRGINIVAKEESFRKLTALLKLKGLSVVIANSEPTIIPAITKRGGQLAYLIDIEQFDSTGMNNFETVLLPDFVPSFQTYVEILTSMARDSVRGVLHSFVTEEEDVSGLAGSLVNVLEDCGQCVPDSWRNLSASMSD; encoded by the exons ATGGCGAAAGGCGACGATGCTTTGGCGAGGAAGAAGAACAAATCCAACCGTAAGAAGATGAATCGCAAGAACGATTCCGCCACCGTATCCACTCGCATCGCCGCAATCATCGCCGCCAAGAAGCGCCGCCAGACTGGCAAACGCAGCATGTGTCAG GGAATGTGTTTTAGCCTTCCTACACCTGAAGACCCCTTCAATGAAAAGCTGGGCAAAGTGGACAttgccaaaaagaaaaagaaaaaggccAAGGCCAAGACTAGAGATGCTCTTTcagtgaataaatctcttagacAAGCCAAGAAACCATCTCGACTGTCCATTGGCGGTCCACCTAAGTTTCTGATGCTGTGCCTGAGCGATATAGAGAGCTCCTTTCATCAGCTTGAGAAGCCTCTCTTCACTAGCACTTGGGGGATTGAGTTCTGGAAATCTTTTCATTCTGGAAAAGATGTTGTTGAGACTAGTGGAACATCTTCCACCCTTGAACAAATCGCATGGATCGTTTCAACTGCCACTGATGCTATTTCTACACGGGAGAAAGACGAGGAGAATCCACTGAGCAACAGCCCTTTTCTGTTGTATCTCGTACCATCTCAGTCCAAAGCCGCTCAG GTTCGATCGGTTTGCAAGGCACTGAAACGTCTTGGAGTTCATGCAGTGAGCTTACACAATGGAGCCGAGCTAGATCATCAGATTTCTGG ATTAAAAAGCTTAGAACCTGAATTTCTAGTTTCCACACCTGAGAGACTTTTGGAGATTGTTGCCCTCAAGGGAGTTGATATATCGGGGGTTTCGTTGCTG GTCATTGATGAACTAGGTTCACTTTGCGCCAGTGGTTATCTAGATGCGGTGAAATCCATTAAGCAGGCCATTTCCAGCGAGCACCGATCAATAGTTTTCAACGACAGTTTTAGTGCTTCCTATATTCCAGCCGTCCAGAGTCTTTTGGGGAGATCAGTTAACAGACTTTCCCTCAGTGATTCTGTAGCCAGCCAAGCCTCTTGTATTATCCAGACTGTAAATGTCTGCGCCTCAGAGAAAAAAAAGCTGCAAAAG TTCTCAGAAGTTCTGGATTCAACAACATCTTCAAGGGGAATAAACATTGTTGCAAAGGAGGAAAGTTTCAGAAAGTTGACAGCTCTACTTAAGCTCAAGGGTCTCTCTGTTGTAATAGCCAACAGTGAGCCTACAATTATCCCAGCAATCACAAAGAG GGGAGGACAGTTGGCATACTTGATTGATATTGAACAGTTTGATTCAACCGGAATGAATAACTTTGAAACCGTTCTACTTCCTGATTTTGTTCCATCGTTCCAAACATACGTTGAGATACTGACAAGTATGGCTAGAGACAGTGTTCGTGGTGTGCTACACAGCTTTGTAACAGAAGAGGAGGATGTGTCTGGTCTGGCTGGTTCATTGGTGAATGTTCTCGAGGATTGTGGCCAGTGCGTGCCTGACTCTTGGAGGAATCTGTCTGCTTCTATGTCTGATTGA
- the LOC111212106 gene encoding uncharacterized protein LOC111212106, translating to MGAAHLSREKLARGFLVCLWLWGFFSLSYAARSGVSKQKFEVKKHLNRLNKPAVKSIQSPDGDIIDCVPITKQPAFDHPFLKDHKIQMKPNYHPEGLFDDNKVSSTTKSKDKEPHIPQLWHRYGKCAEGTIPMRRTKEDDVLRASSVKRYGKKKHRTVPLPKSAEPDLINQSGHQHAIAYVEGDKYYGAKATINVWEPKIQQQNEFSLSQIWLLGGSFGQDLNSIEAGWQVSPDLYGDNNTRLFTYWTSDAYQATGCYNLLCSGFIQINSDIAMGASISPVSGYRNSQYDISILIWKDPKEGHWWMQFGNGYVLGYWPSFLFSYLTESASMIEWGGEVVNSQADGHHTSTQMGSGRFPEEGFSKASYFRNIQVVDSSNNLKAPKGLGTFTEQSNCYDVQPGNNDDWGHFFYYGGPGKNENCP from the exons ATGGGAGCGGCGCATCTTAGCAGGGAGAAGTTAGCTAGAGGTTTCTTGGTGTGTTTATGGCTGTGGGGTTTCTTCTCTCTATCATACGCCGCAAGGTCCGGCGTATCTAAGCAGAAGTTCGAAGTGAAGAAGCATCTGAACAGGTTGAACAAACCTGCCGTCAAGAGCATTCAG AGCCCAGATGGTGATATCATTGACTGTGTTCCCATCACAAAGCAACCAGCTTTTGATCATCCTTTCCTCAAAGACCACAAGATTCAG ATGAAGCCTAACTACCACCCTGAGGGACTCTTTGACGACAACAAAGTGTCTTCTACCACTAAATCTAAAGACAAGGAACCCCATATCCCTCAGTTATGGCATCGTTATGGCAAATGCGCTGAAGGAACCATTCCCATGAGGAGGACAAAGGAGGACGATGTCTTGAGAGCAAGTTCTGTCAAAAGATATGGCAAGAAGAAGCATAGAACTGTCCCTTTGCCTAAATCTGCAGAGCCTGACCTCATCAACCAAAGTGGCCACCAG CATGCCATAGCTTATGTGGAAGGGGACAAGTACTATGGAGCTAAAGCGACTATTAATGTGTGGGAGCCAAAGATACAGCAGCAGAACGAGTTCAGCTTGTCGCAGATATGGCTTCTTGGTGGCTCTTTCGGACAAGATCTTAACAGCATTGAAGCTGGTTGGCAG GTGAGCCCGGATCTGTATGGTGACAATAACACAAGACTCTTCACTTACTGGACT AGTGATGCATATCAAGCTACTGGCTGCTACAACCTTCTTTGCTCAGGCTTTATCCAAATCAACAGCGACATAGCAATGGGAGCAAGTATCTCTCCTGTCTCCGGCTACCGTAACTCGCAGTATGACATCAGCATTCTGATCTGGAAG GATCCAAAAGAGGGACATTGGTGGATGCAATTTGGAAACGGCTACGTTTTAGGATACTGGCCATCTTTTCTCTTCTCCTACTTAACGGAAAGTGCGTCCATGATTGAATGGGGAGGGGAAGTTGTGAACTCTCAAGCAGATGGCCACCACACTTCAACGCAAATGGGCAGTGGTAGATTCCCTGAAGAAGGCTTCAGCAAAGCGAGTTACTTCAGGAACATTCAGGTGGTTGATTCTTCAAACAACCTCAAGGCACCTAAAGGACTTGGAACGTTCACTGAACAGTCTAACTGTTATGATGTTCAGCCCGGAAACAATGATGATTGGGGTCATTTCTTCTACTATGGAGGTCCCGGTAAAAACGAGAACTGTCCATAA
- the LOC106360047 gene encoding uncharacterized protein LOC106360047: MALECPFSHLSKPHNVFRRDSPQLFRCYVCNEESKEYSESYYCSTCKKESHIGCYKFQPQIKQHPYHPSHPLTLVITPNSNSLIPNSWPDEEVISPLDENLGGCKCCRRQLQDRYYHCSICKFSINATCAINPPLLTIVPKKSHEHMAFTLFPRRISLPCDACGVLLDKGSDHVYTCLSSNYIAHRKCISSLPCVIKITRHIHRLQHTPSLFSPNADTSGFACGVCHKPVDVNYGQYSCIKGCHYAVHSKCATRKDVWDGKELKGVREEQEKDGVVELFQRIDDETILHCNHEHHLKYSGENNDVCDGNKYCQACLLLIVDSDSLYSCMKCNFILHEACALLPRKIAHPLHKHPLTLLPFPTNLYLIQFKVFVEGMFKCSGCHQRGCGFMYRCTEKGCRFQLDVRCASLEESFIHGSHGHPLFLSLNKGKCMRCDTNQCSPFYLECVECTWFLGLKCAMLPNIAYYKFDRHPLTLCYGEKGTRSGQYWCELCETTLHSSEWFYTCNICGVTLHVTCLLGKEVYMKPNHTIYINDEKVDIVRNNGNPRPFCDKCYDRCVDTLVLFKEDSRKYCCTLQCMQKLLDREKQEKEHEGDE; this comes from the coding sequence ATGGCACTAGAATGTCCCTTCTCTCATCTCTCTAAGCCTCACAATGTTTTCCGCCGAGATTCTCCACAACTCTTTCGCTGCTACGTATGCAATGAAGAATCCAAGGAATATTCAGAATCCTACTATTGTTCTACTTGCAAGAAAGAATCTCACATTGGTTGTTACAAGTTTCAACCTCAGATTAAACAACACCCTTATCATCCCTCCCACCCTCTCACCCTCGTCATCACTCCTAATTCCAATTCTTTGATACCTAATTCATGGccagatgaagaagttatctctcCCCTTGATGAGAATCTTGGAGGGTGCAAATGTTGTCGGAGACAACTTCAAGACAGGTACTATCATTGTTCTATTTGCAAGTTCAGTATAAATGCCACTTGTGCGATAAATCCACCGCTTCTCACTATTGTCCCGAAGAAGAGCCATGAGCATATGGCCTTCACTCTCTTTCCTAGACGCATCTCCTTGCCTTGTGACGCTTGTGGTGTTTTACTCGACAAAGGTAGTGATCATGTCTATACTTGTCTTTCAAGCAACTACATAGCCCATAGAAAATGTATCTCATCTCTACCATGTGTCATTAAGATCACCCGACACATTCATCGTCTCCAGCACACACCCTCTCTTTTCTCTCCAAATGCTGACACTTCTGGTTTCGCTTGCGGAGTTTGCCACAAACCTGTCGATGTCAACTACGGGCAGTACTCGTGCATTAAGGGTTGCCACTATGCTGTCCATTCAAAATGTGCAACGAGGAAAGATGTGTGGGATGGGAAAGAACTCAAAGGAGTGCGtgaagaacaagaaaaggaTGGAGTTGTGGAGCTATTCCAGAGGATTGATGATGAGACAATTCTACATTGTAATCATGAGCACCATCTGAAGTATTCTGGAGAAAACAATGATGTATGCGATGGAAACAAGTACTGCCAAGCTTGTCTCCTTCTAATAGTGGACTCTGATAGTTTGTATAGTTGTATGAAATGCAACTTTATTCTCCACGAAGCATGTGCACTACTTCCTCGCAAGATAGCTCATCCACTGCACAAACACCCACTCACACTCCTTCCATTCCCTACTAATCTCTATTTGATCCAGTTCAAGGTTTTTGTGGAAGGTATGTTCAAGTGCAGTGGTTGTCACCAAAGAGGATGTGGATTCATGTACCGATGCACCGAGAAAGGTTGTAGGTTTCAGCTAGACGTCAGGTGCGCTTCTCTTGAAGAATCATTTATACATGGCAGTCATGGTCACCCTCTTTTCTTAAGTTTGAACAAAGGTAAATGCATGAGGTGTGACACCAATCAATGTTCACCGTTTTACCTAGAGTGTGTTGAATGCACGTGGTTTTTGGGTCTTAAGTGTGCTATGTTACCAAATATTGCTTACTACAAATTTGATAGGCACCCACTCACACTTTGTTACGGAGAAAAAGGTACAAGAAGTGGTCAATACTGGTGTGAGCTATGTGAAACAACATTACATTCAAGTGAATGGTTCTATACATGTAACATTTGTGGAGTCACTCTTCATGTTACTTGTTTGCTGGGGAAAGAGGTATACATGAAGCCCAACCAtaccatatatataaatgatgaaAAGGTCGACATTGTTCGCAACAATGGTAACCCGCGGCCATTTTGTGATAAATGTTACGATCGTTGTGTGGATACATTGGTATTATTCAAAGAGGACTCACGTAAGTATTGTTGTACATTGCAATGTATGCAAAAATTACTGGATCGAGAGAAACAAGAAAAGGAGCACGAAGGAGACGAATAA